From Thermus brockianus, the proteins below share one genomic window:
- the xylB gene encoding xylulokinase: MKAVLGLDLGTSGLKGVILDERGQKLADARAGYPLRVPQPGWTEQDPRDWAKALREVLEALTSRLPQVEVVAIGLSGQMHGAVFLDREGEPILPAPLWNDQRTVEEARWIEEVIPRPELIRRTGNPAITGFQLPKIVWLKRKHPDLFRRVYKVLLPKDYLGFLLTGNWATEYSDASGTGAMAIRERLWDEELLRALGLAVSLLPDLGESHRVVGGLRPEWARAVGLRAGTPVVAGAGDNAAAAIGLGVSRYRPGTGSVSLGTSGVIFLPLEAPLPDPEGRIHLFCHADGAYHLLGVTLSAAGSLEWLRRIFPEVSLEELLAEAEKVPLGAQGLYFLPFLAGERSPYLEPALRGAWLGLSLAHERGHLVRAVLEGVALSLGVVYEVMRSLSQAKAFLVTGGGSASSLWLSLLGGALQVPLYRVVGEEGAARGAAILAMVGGGVYPDLEAALAATRLPEVAVTEVNPGVRQLLPGYEAWASLLLERYRRS, from the coding sequence ATGAAGGCGGTTTTGGGGTTGGACCTGGGGACCAGCGGGCTGAAGGGAGTGATCCTGGACGAGAGGGGCCAGAAGCTTGCTGATGCCCGGGCCGGGTATCCTCTGCGCGTTCCACAACCGGGATGGACCGAGCAGGATCCCCGCGATTGGGCTAAGGCCTTGAGGGAGGTCCTCGAGGCCCTCACCTCGAGGCTCCCCCAAGTAGAGGTGGTGGCCATCGGCCTTTCCGGGCAGATGCATGGGGCTGTGTTCCTTGACAGAGAGGGAGAGCCAATACTTCCGGCTCCTCTTTGGAATGACCAGCGCACGGTGGAGGAGGCCAGATGGATAGAAGAGGTGATCCCTCGCCCCGAGCTCATCCGGCGCACAGGCAATCCGGCCATCACCGGTTTTCAACTTCCAAAGATTGTTTGGCTTAAGCGTAAGCATCCTGACCTGTTTCGGCGGGTCTACAAGGTGCTCCTGCCCAAGGACTACTTGGGCTTCCTCCTCACCGGGAACTGGGCCACGGAGTACTCCGATGCTTCCGGTACCGGGGCCATGGCGATCCGGGAACGGCTCTGGGACGAAGAGCTCCTAAGGGCGCTTGGGCTAGCCGTTTCCCTTCTCCCCGACCTAGGGGAAAGCCACCGTGTGGTGGGGGGGCTCAGGCCGGAGTGGGCTCGAGCGGTTGGGCTCAGGGCGGGTACCCCCGTGGTGGCCGGAGCCGGGGACAACGCTGCCGCTGCCATTGGCTTAGGGGTTTCCCGCTACCGGCCGGGAACCGGTAGTGTCTCCTTGGGCACGAGTGGGGTGATCTTCCTTCCCCTTGAAGCGCCTTTGCCCGATCCCGAAGGCCGGATCCACCTATTTTGCCACGCTGATGGCGCCTATCACCTTCTGGGAGTAACCCTGAGCGCTGCGGGAAGCTTGGAGTGGCTTCGCCGAATTTTCCCCGAGGTTTCGCTAGAGGAGCTCCTTGCGGAAGCGGAGAAGGTTCCTTTGGGGGCGCAGGGACTTTACTTCCTCCCGTTTTTAGCTGGGGAGCGGAGCCCCTATTTGGAGCCGGCGTTGCGGGGCGCTTGGTTGGGCCTTTCCTTGGCGCATGAACGCGGCCATTTGGTGCGCGCTGTCCTGGAAGGGGTGGCCTTAAGCTTAGGGGTTGTTTATGAGGTAATGCGTTCCTTGTCGCAAGCCAAAGCGTTTCTGGTCACCGGCGGAGGTTCGGCCTCGAGCCTTTGGCTAAGCCTGTTGGGCGGAGCCCTACAGGTTCCCCTTTACCGGGTCGTGGGCGAGGAAGGGGCTGCCCGGGGAGCGGCGATCCTGGCTATGGTAGGGGGAGGGGTGTACCCGGACCTCGAGGCTGCCCTTGCCGCTACCCGGTTGCCGGAGGTGGCGGTAACCGAGGTAAATCCAGGGGTTCGTCAGCTTCTTCCAGGGTACGAGGCCTGGGCATCCTTGCTTTTGGAGCGTTATCGGAGGTCCTAA
- a CDS encoding M24 family metallopeptidase, with product MRSQGFSRFYVIRPENFAWLTGGSNTLGFGEGVAYLEIGEELLLHTSRIEHPRIAEEEVPGLPVQVHPWYAFPPPGSPNDLEHDLTLLRLALSKKAQEAFRRLGREAAELVGEVVRAAKPTWREQELAGALAEALWGHGIRPQLLLVAGEERLFRHRHPLPKDRPLGRSFMAVVCAERGGLVANLTRMVNLGDGEVEARYRKVLEVEEAALDASRPGAKLGEVFAALQAAYERVGFPSAWEEHHQGGVGGYRSREAIAVPGHPLTLEEGMALAWNPSLAGAKVEDTFLMTGEGLLNLTEDPRWPTVRVGERDRPDLWRGGW from the coding sequence ATGCGAAGCCAGGGTTTTTCTCGCTTCTACGTCATCCGCCCTGAGAACTTCGCCTGGCTCACTGGGGGTAGCAACACCCTGGGGTTCGGGGAGGGGGTGGCGTACTTGGAAATCGGGGAAGAGCTTCTCCTTCACACCAGCCGCATAGAACACCCACGGATAGCAGAGGAGGAGGTCCCCGGGCTTCCCGTGCAAGTGCACCCCTGGTACGCCTTCCCGCCCCCGGGTAGTCCGAACGACCTCGAGCACGACCTCACGCTCCTCCGGCTCGCCCTCTCCAAAAAGGCGCAGGAGGCCTTTCGCCGCCTGGGGCGGGAGGCGGCGGAGCTGGTGGGGGAGGTGGTCCGGGCGGCTAAGCCCACCTGGAGGGAACAGGAGCTAGCGGGTGCCTTAGCCGAGGCCCTATGGGGACATGGCATCCGCCCGCAACTCCTCCTGGTGGCGGGGGAAGAGCGGCTTTTTCGGCACCGCCACCCCCTGCCCAAGGATCGGCCCCTGGGGCGGAGCTTCATGGCGGTGGTTTGCGCCGAGCGGGGGGGTCTCGTGGCCAACCTCACGCGGATGGTCAACCTGGGAGACGGGGAGGTGGAGGCCCGCTACCGCAAGGTTTTGGAGGTGGAAGAGGCAGCCTTGGACGCTTCCCGGCCGGGGGCCAAACTGGGGGAGGTTTTCGCTGCTCTCCAAGCGGCTTACGAGCGGGTGGGCTTTCCGAGTGCCTGGGAGGAGCACCACCAAGGGGGCGTGGGCGGGTACCGGTCCCGGGAGGCCATCGCCGTGCCAGGCCACCCCTTGACCCTGGAGGAAGGGATGGCCTTGGCCTGGAACCCGAGCCTTGCTGGGGCCAAGGTGGAAGACACCTTTCTCATGACTGGGGAGGGGCTCCTCAACCTGACGGAGGATCCCCGTTGGCCCACGGTG